From the genome of Phlebotomus papatasi isolate M1 chromosome 2, Ppap_2.1, whole genome shotgun sequence:
ccccttgttttatcgtgattcctAAAATTTGAAcgctttttatggaatttataatgattttgatgcccaaatctatcgataatttggatgacattttgccctatatgcccgattgagagagagtctactatagCGACTATagcaattttctatattttaggaAACTATTTCAGGCATCCTCCTCTGTGTGACTTCAATCCTATCAAGATTTTgactatttattttaagattttggggATGTTTACTTTCGGTACTTtggctttttttctcaaagcGTGTTGTTCACATGCGGCTAGTAGTAGAAAAAACAAGTACTTTTTATCCGAttaacttaatattttttagaattattgTTAGATTCTCCATAAAAACGATTATATTGAGATTGATATacaattatattttgttttataaggtaattaaagtaatttttcaggCAAAATAGTATTTTCTTCTAACTTTCCgccaaattacaaaaattaatatttcttagTATACCCATGGGTACTTTTAAACTAATGTGGAATACGAAAAAAATGTTCcagattaagggcagaatcacattgacagtaaaatgctcaccgtcaccgtcaaagccctcaccgtatttcgctgatttacgcattttcattgtaatttttacgcaaattctcaattaccgtgttacattatctcatactcggtggcactaagtgaaaataatataagaaaattgaagaaataaaacgaaaatgcgataaacggtgagcaaaaaaactatacgaaaaactgtagcaaaaaatcctacagttttttttttgctaccgtttatcgcattttcgctttatttattcaattttcttataactattttcacctagtgccaccgagtatgagacaaggtaatatcgtaatggaaaatttgcgtaagaattgcaatgaaaatgcgtaaatcaacgaaatacggtgagggctttgacggtgacggtgagcattttactgtcaatgtgattctgctctaaatCGCAACAGAAAGTAAAAACTGTGTCCACATATCTCAATGGTGAAGCTCTGCCCATTAACAAGGATGCAAAATATATGATATGCACTTGGAGGTGCCTGACTTGACAAagcaaaaatttatattatcaaACCGATGACAGTTCTGTCCGTTCTGCCTCAAATTTTGTAAGATGTTCTGAATACTGGGGGAAGATCCAGTTTTGTCCTTTGAATAATATATTCCTATTGGTACACTTTGCTGTGTAAAGCTATGCTAAAGTCCATCTGAACTTATGGCATTCACCTGTAGTTCTCTATATCTCAATATTGAAATCATCTTAACGATTCAAATAGTTATTATGTATCTTGGTAAATGCACCCTGGTATGTTTGCAATGAtcgtattaacccattccttactataggattacacatcatacgtaaattgagtgattttgaataatttacttCTATACAATTGATTTCCGAATTGCTATGGGGAgtggatttttagtaattttactCCCTCAATTACTTAAGAAAAATAGCCtgacagcaataaaaatacatttgatTGTTTTTTATCTCACTTTGCTGAAAGTCATTCAAAGTTTTTCGGATAAAATAACAGACAGAAAAGTTGACATCTCgtggaatttgttaaaatttgcctatatcctcttttctgatttgaattctggttatCAATGTATTTTCTtagatataaataatttaaacacTGTGACTGTTAATAAGTGTTTTTGATTATGGCTTCTCCCACCCCATAtcacataaaattattttctttaaaaaaaatacatctaTTAATGTCTAAGGAACtgattccaaaatatgaacattctatctcaagtatttttaGTATATTGACTGAATGGATTAAACGTGACCTTCAATATTTACAGTCCAGGAGGATATCGGGAGCTGCAGGGAAATCTGTGCAGGAAAATTAGTAACACATCCTAAAACCCTGCTCCTGTCCCTCTACCAGGTTTAAGAGATCACGCATCTTTGATAATTTTGTGTGATACTTTTATTGTAagcccttatgccctagacacacttacgacttaagacgagagacgacttagtggaaaatgatggaaatgtagtttaagcattatttctaatataattacgctaagccgtctctcggctaatcttcaggtctgtcaaggcccttagtatTAATAAATCCATACTAAAGAATAATATGTATAAGATAAAAAGTTTGAAATATGTCATGGGGCTCAATTATCCTAATTCTATTTTATCGTATTACTCAAAACATTAGACAAATATACGGATCGCAATAACATGAGTTTAAAAGAATGTACCACTTCAATTCAATATAGATCGATTCATTAAAAAAGTCACATAAATTCACAAAAACCTCTTATTTTTTTCGCATTCAAAAAGATATAACCCCTTAAAGCCTTACTATGTAGTGTTCATTTGAGGTATTCTTTACTTCAAAAGCATCCACTAAAGTGTCTTAATTCCTGTCTCATGGTAAACAGTGAGGTAGAATGAAGAAGAAGTAAATTTGTGCTAATATATTCAAGATGCAGTGCGCAACAGGGTAAATTGTGAATACAATGTTGGTCTAATTTTTATCTTGTCGCTCGAAAAACGAGCAAGAGAAGCTGAATAACACCTACAAAGTGGCATTAAGTGAGGATTgagtatttattttctttacacGAACTAAAATACAGCCATAATCCATCCCCCAAAAACTGCCGTGTGGAATGGGAAAACTTTAAATTAAGGACAATCCAAATGGGGAAGAGAAAAGCATGTTTGAAAAGACAGAAAGAGAAACATTATCCAGGTCTCACTGTTTTGGGGAAAGAATCATAAATCACAGGGGATTTACCAATAATCCGTCTGATTAATCCACTTAGTCGCcattttttgaaatgaaactTTAAGGATTTTGCTCCCTAGAATACTGCTTTACCATCcacaattttcaataaatatgccACTGTTCCAATGAGCTCTTTTCTCTACTTTTTAACCCtcagacttttttttctcaatctcTGTCAATAATTTacgtgtgagaaaaaaaaatagcaaacaGCCCATAACCAAGTGAATGAAGAAAAATGATGCCGAGAGGAGGAAACGATAATAAAGTTTGTAAATTGATAATCCCTTTAATACCAGGCACACACTGTACAAATAAGGGTGATGATTATGTTTCTTCTCGGTCTATATTTCTGTTTTCAAATGAACAGAGAAAAGGGTGCACAACACAATTTCTGGTACTTAATGCCTTTCGGAAAATTGTAAAAACATCTACTGATGCACTCAGATTACCATGAAAAGGCCATTTTAGTGAGATTTTGGGAAAACACTGGATTAGAATCATTAATAATGCTCAGAAATTAAAGACCAGTGTCAACTCTTGCTCTATTTTCAAAGCAAATATCGCTTTTTGGGAAAGCAAtggtaaattatttaaatcacGTAAAATTCCAACAATTTGTTTTCATTTGCGCTTTGGAAAAATTGTAATTGACAGCTGTGAAATATGGGAAATATGTTAGGAAAGGGAACTTAAGCAAAATAGCACGCTGTACTCAAATCTTCTTTCTTTATGTAAAtctaaacaattttatattttcagttACTAAAAGAtgtaagaaaattttgatttaaatttttaataaaaaatagcaaattaaaaaaagtaacttaaatttttaaacgacATTTCGTGCTCGTGTAATCAATTGTATTTAAATTAGGAACAGAACCCCGAGAAggagttttttcttaatatagtcttgtagaattcctcaAGTAAgtcactatagaaccaaaaaactttttatttgcttataacgctcttggttccatcactgacattactataagtaaagtggcgcactcttaagtaTCATAAGaacttctataggaatttcaacagaaaatttttactttaagtcttttaaaagtgcactaaaagacttgtttaatacttggttctataaggcagctattttgcttcttgggacaCTCAATATGAGCGACAGATTTATGTTGTGAGTAACCCAGGTTCGAATCTTCTTtagatcattaaaaaaatatagaattttgtttttgaggAAATAAGCTAAAATAACTAGCAATAAAGTGAAACCCCGAAGGATTTTTGTGGGACATTTTGAcaaagaattttttgaattaaggatcaaaaaaatatgttcaataaaatagcataaaataataaacaaataataataaatttccaaggaaatttgtttttttataaataatagtaggggaaaccgggacagattagccacgtatagtagaTAGTgatatcttatagtttgcctgcgaaggaatattgaggaaactactctctattctaaatatatactacccttcctattcattgaaatatttatcagcctcatacaaacatttttttagaaattatacgcaatgagaaatttcatttggtggctaattctaccccggtctcccctacaaagACAAAAATACTTTAACATCAACTTGAAGTAGAAAATCAAACTTTGGAAATTTCgtagtacagtagagttcctcaaatttgaacaatattttcaaaaacgtaacggaattcatgtgaaatgtactttccctaaattaagataaataactgagaagagaatatatcaatgtcatttattatgaaataaatggaatttgttgcgggagttaatataatacgaaattattgaagaaacaccagagaaaaatggttctaattcagattccacgcaaaactttcttcacataacctcaaattttacattttgaactcaactgtcgttcaaatttgaggagttcaaatttgagaaactcgactgtatttttcaaattcaatgcGCCATGGATACACAGTTTTcagattttaattttatgcaGTGATATAGCCTTTCTTTATTATACCCtcatgccctagacacacttacgaattaagccgagatacgatttagtggaaaatgatgaaaatgaagtttaaccattatgtcgagtataattatgctaagccgtctctcggctaatcctcaggtctgtcaaggcccttacccaTCCCCTTACTAAGACCTTGAACCTTACAGATTCTTTATAATAATAcacattttcctgaaaatatttaatcatcaattaataaaaatactttatcgactttatcaatcaatttgtaaaaaaaataatttaccaaCAAATAAAAAGGTGGACCTTACACATCACTAGCCGTATTACTAATATgatcttcagacctaagacttgcTCATATGgcttaatatttatttagattttttatcaGACaacatttttagaaatatttaatttagaattataAATGAAAGGTAATTGTCTAaatatttcattcattcattttcaatcgcttatcTTAATTAGGGTCGGGGATTTGGACTACAAGTTTAACAGCCTACGCCAGTCGACGCTATACTTTAGGAAGGTATTTCAGGTCGATTTTATAAGTCGTTTCTTGCTAATCGGTTtgttaccgattcataaccgattgaaatcggttcagttttatcagtTATCCCGATATTTTTCCAATGAGCATGGGGCAATTATATGCACGTTAACGATccctgggtcgacttatggggagggACCCCTGATGATACTATGCCTTTATCtctttatctctaaccgtttgttcTCTAGGCatggtaatgccctagacacacttacgacttaagccgagagacggcttagtggaaaatgatagaaatgtggtttaacgattatttcggatataattacgctaagtcgtctctcggctaatcctcaagtctgtcaaggccctaacggTCGGACAGATAGATGGATGcatggacggacggacggacgtttgttattatttttaagttaattttgaaaatgtgcTTCAATGATTTAGTACCTTTTACTCCCTAAACGTAATATCagtcatattcttttaattccTGGtgcatattatttttcttaaacgCACCCTTAAACTCACCCTCAAGGTCTTCCCTTATCCATTTAGCAAATGAAACAGTTCATCGACGAAATTTTTACACAATATTCGAGTAAATATTAACACAATGCACTTATTAATTTTAGCAGTGCAAACAGATTTGCACGCATTGCAGGGTAGTCAATAAATCCTCTCAGATGAATggagaatttttaataataagagCAAACATCTACATTGCGCTGTTTTCTGCTCATAAATGGTAATATTGTGCTTGAGAAAATTATCAAATAGACACATTGTCCCTCGGGGGCATAATGCGAGGGGTTAAGTGGCGTGCGTGATCGTAACTCCCGAAAAGTCTTCACTTTCGCGACAGATGATGTGTCTCTGACACCATCCCAATTGACTACATGTGTTCCCGGGGTGTTATTCATCTAGCAAAAAATAGTTCTTTGTGAAtgagaaaattataattttgacaCTGACGGCTTGACACATTGAGGATTTATGAGCTGAACGCCACTCAAAATCGGCAATCCCAGGGCACAATGAGGAAGTGCAGGATGATTTACAGACTCTATGGATTGGATGATCACTCTCATCCCAGAGTACCAATGCAGCATGATTGCCAAGCACCTATCTCTTGGGACGTGCTGGAGATGAGTGTGGGATGATGGGGAAATTATCTTGTTCGCACCAATCTTCTCGCTGGATGCCCATAAATTGCATATTGAGTGCGAGTAATGCAATTTTAGCACAAGTGGCAGAATCTTGTATCGCCTCGAGAGCAAAATCATCGAGCAATTGCAGATCAAAAGGAATAATTTCATCTGTGGATTTCTTCAGACATGTTATTTACTTACAACGAatcatataaataaaattcagagTGTTGAAAAGCTGTATCATACTCATTTTCCCATTTACAATTTGATTTTTGGTGTAAATTTCTGTTTCCCTCCTAAATTGATTGACGACTTTGGcaattggaaaattatatttcctATTAATTACATCATTCAATTGTCCCAGAAACATTCTAAAAAAAGGGTGTTGAAATTACTTcaactttgcagaatgctcgaactcttcAATGTTATGCTGtattctgaaaattaattttgcattCTTTGAACGAATTAAATTGTATGAACTTTTTTGGTCAGTGAATAATTGGATGAAAGACTGGAGTGATATTGTATTTCAgtgtaatttctaaaataaatttgtaaatccttgtagccactgaagaaggtccatatccaggaccgaaagctctggacaagattgaagaagtgtttttttttgtgtgaggtaaccggagagtcccctttttatttttggttAGAAAACTGGttagttaaaaaatcaaatttatcatTAAATAATTCAAGTAATAGacaaaagaatttaattttggtcagtaaaaatgaaaaacagtGAAACACCTTTGATTCGACATAACATTTTGTCTCAATCGATTGAGACTCAGAGCCTCCAGAgcctttagggtaagtgtgccaaatttcggcatagttgcatgcaaacgtcaaagtctcaagtttgaaatgtaatatttaaaattcaaattgatttttttattcttttttcttaaagagtgttgcttgttggaaccttgtaaagagtttaccgacTTAATTTAATCtataataattcttaatacattttaaaatgaataaaaatatagacatagctttggtgtcctatttcggccaccatcATTCTCAtacttccttgcccttcgggaattcttgcaatatctttttcacgtcatcttgtttgtcgaagctacatttttttgttattcttttgcattgtataatctctagagttagtaaaatctaaaagttcatggaaattcaggTGAAAAGTTTTATGTAAATGTTAGTCAATAGAGGCCGTGCCAGAGGGCATGCACACTCTTTAAAGACTCATTTTTGCTGTGATAAAAATTTGCTGAATGTATACATCCGCGTACAGATTGCAATGAACTTTAgggtcaaataaaaaaaaataaaaaaaatggaaattcaaggaacaaaaaaggtgtccgaaattgcaagctggccggaatttggcacacttaccctatagcctTTGTtcttgaaaaataaagaaatggtaataaacattttctttacAGATGTTACTGACCCCGTGTGGTTGGGGTACCCATCGGGCGCGTCCCAGGTGGCGGATAGGGAATGGCTGTAGTTGGTTTTAGAACTGGCTATAGTTTGTTTGGAAATAGCTATAGGCACGTATCGGCATCTTTGCGTCTACGAGAAGTCCTTAGTGAATACTAAACCGCGGACCACCCCAAAACCCGTGTCTCCTGGGTAAGGAGGCCTGTGCATCAGGTTTGCACCCTGTTGTCACAGTAACCTGTCagcaaaaaaacacaacaaagaGCCTCGGATGTCGGACGGATTGCACCGGAAACGACCTACGCGAGACAATGGACAAGCTGTTGCTTCAACCGCTGGTCCCGGGGTCGGAGGGCACCAGAGTAACGGAAGAGGCTCTGGAGTGACATCAGGTTTGACAAGCCTACCACGACGACAACGGCACTTCAGAATGGCTACATGGAATATCTTTTCACTCACAGGGAAGCACCAGGAGCTTAAGAGCGAAGCAAAAAGATTCCAATTAGATATAATTGGTGTTTCGTCTACTAAGCAAAGAGGTAGTGGAACTGTGGATCTTGAGGAAGGGTGGCAACTTTTCCTGTCCGGAGTGGCACCGGAAATGTCTGCACAGGCGGGTGTGGGGATACTCACAAGCCCTCGGCTGTCAGACAGGGTTTGTGATGTCTGGACACACAGTGGGAGAGTGATGGGTATCAAGATCAAACTTGAGAGATCTTCCCTGGCGGTGTTGCAGGTGTACGCACCGAACGCATCGTCAGAGTACCCAGCTTTCCTAGATGAAGTGGAGGAAGTCCTGAATAAGGCATCTTCTGAAGCGGATTCAGTTGTGTTGTTTGGGGATTTCAATGCCCATGTTGGTGTTGACTCTGAGACATGGAGGGGTGTGATTGGGAAGAACGGGGATAAGAGTGAGAACCCGAACGGTAAAATGTTGCTGGATTTCTGCGCAATCAAAGGTTATTCGATCATGAATACCTTTTTCCAGCACAAGGAGATTCATAAATACACCTGGGAAGACACAAAACGAGGACTTAAGTCAATAATTGACTTTGTCTTGGTTCCCGGTGTTGATAGAAGAATTGTCCAAGACGTTCGAGTTTTTAACAGTGCTGAACTGTCAACTGATCACCACCTgctctttgcaaaaattaaccTCAACGAAGATCCTCCCGCTCTACCTAAGGGTAAGAGCAAAGTGCTTAAATGCATTAGGTGGGAGAGTCTCAAGAAGAAAGACGTTGAGGAAAAGTTTGTGAAGGGCATACAGGAAAGGTTTGAACAAATTCCACAGTCTCCTTCTGACATAGAGGCTGAATGGGCCTGCTTCCAAACAGCCATTTTGGCCTCGGCTACAGAAGCTTGTGGCGTTAAGCGCATTAATGTGACGAACAACGTGAAACGGTCATCTTGGTGGGGAACACCGGGAGTAAAAGAAGCCGTTGGAGAGAAAAAGAAGGCTTACAAGTTGTACATACAACGTAAGGATTCTGattctcgtgatcgttatgttgAGGCGCGAAAGGCTGCAAAGCTCGCAGTTAAAGCCGCTAGAGAGGAGGCGTGGAAAAAATTCGGTGAAAAGCTGGAGCTTGACTATAGGTCGGCAAACAAAACTTTCTGGCAAACAGTCCGAAGACTCCGAGGGAAGAAGAGCAATTCCATCCAAGGAGTAACATCCAAGGAAgggaatcttctgaccaaagagGAAGAGGTTTTAAATCGCTGGAAAGAGTACTTCTCAGAATTGCTCAATCCTCAGCAAGGCGCTGATGATGACGTACCCAGGAGTAAAGGCAGGGAGGAAAGTAGTCCTTCAGAGAGTGAAGTCCTGTATGCGATTAGTAAATTGAAGGATGGAAAAGCTGcaggaattgacgaaatacgtcccgaaatgctaaaactcatgggtatagcgggtgtcaattggctcacgcgtgtctttaaggtggcttggcaaagtgggagagcaccaaaggactggcaagttggggtcattgtacccatattcaagaagggaaacaagaaagattgctccaattataggggaatttcccttctgagtttgcccggcaaagtgtatgccaaaatccttgagagaagatgtcgagaaatagtcgaacccagactgggtgaggaacaatgcggtttcagacctggtagaagcaccacggatcagctttttaccctgaggatgattgtcgaaaaggcttgggagtatgcaattccactctatgcttgtttcatagatttggaaaaagcatatgaccgagtaccgagagaacaactttgggatgtactgcacgagtacggactggatgaagaattggtaggagccattcagtcattgtacagagactgtagtagctgtgttcgtgtaaacggatccaaatcggaaggttttcaagtgagtgttggactgcgtcaagggtgtgttctatcaccattgttgttcataatatacatggacaagattatggaacgcagtcgggggcggaatgcgattcgtattggggatttcaaggtgagccatctcctctatgcagatgatttggttctttttggatcttccgaagaagagcttcagcgcacacttgaccgatttgtaaatgtttgtgccgaaacaggtatgaaggtgaacgacaaaaagtcggaggtaatggtgatttcccgacaatctgtgaaatgcactctacatgttagtggagactcattgacacaggtggagaagttcaagtatctcggggtgttattcacgagtgatggtaggatggaggcagaactctcgtcgcgaatcggtcaggcttctgcagtaatgagggagcttggcagaagcgtgttgaggaaggtcgagcttagtcgatcggctaaattatcggttttcaaagctgtgttcattcctattctcacctatggtcatgagatttgggtaatgaccgaaagggtaagatcgcgagtacaagctgccgagatgaggtaccttcgagcggtaaagggaatcactcgtagagatcgagtgaggaatgtggccgttcgtgaggaactaagagtcgaggagctgcttcttcgggttgagagatcacaacttcgatggtatggacatgttcaacgcatgaatgaagaaagattccccagaaaagctatgcaagccattgtgaggagacctcggcctcgaggcagacctaggacaaggtggctgaatcaaattcagaatcttgccttggaacgcctcgggatcgaacccgaacatcttcctgaagtggcggaggaccgacaggcgtgggctgctagattggatgtcatgggcccgcgaccccaatagggataagcggttgaaaatgaatgaatgatgtTACTGACAcctgaattaaaaaataagtaccCGGATCACAAATGAACCGTATTCTCGTTAGTGTTCGTCCTGCTGTCTAACGGTGGACACATTAAAAACACTGATACTCGATAATCAGTAATTACCTAACAAGTAAGTTAGGAGTTAGGAAGGCTTTCGTGCaacattttttgaatttctccacaggttttccttttaatttaataatatcaaaaccagggcagagcattctcatacattttccgtacaaaagtatggtatattttttcttaagtgattttttagttttagtataaaaccaaatgcaatcattttaaaacttttaccaaacgAAAGAGTATCAAATGTTATGTTATtaactcaaaatttaaaatgattgcacgaggataacagttcctaaaacctatatgaaaaatacgtaaaattcgcaattttttgaatttttctgacagattttctatttttaacaccagtaacattttaaattcaataataatatattctctgtacatgtgcctaccatttcgtgttatatttatttttgtggaatCTAAGACTTAaagattataaagaatttaagaaaaatataccatttctgaattaaaatgctccatccgttagttaatcatcctagtaTCAAACACTGTTTTTGCacaagtaaataaaaattaagaaagaaaagtttACCTAAGTGGAACTACCCCAACTATCGTCTGTTTTCAGGATACCTAAATGTATTTGATAAAGAAAGGTTTTGATTCGTGTTTGTGAGTTAGGAGGATCGACTATTTCATAGGTTTTTGGAGGTATCAAGTCGCTTTGTCTCACTAATAATTTTGTAGCTATAAGTTCTAACatatttatgaaaaaacacaaaaatgtaggggaaagtgcactactttcggacgactcaagcttcggacgactcaagcttcggacgactcaagcttcgtacaattcattttttctctatgttcctctTGAATTTCACCtaaagctcttttctgaaaattttagccattgtactagctattaaaacataatattataatggaccaattttatgtataacacattgaaaaacattaattgttcgaagcataaatcgtccgaaggtaccgcGCTTTCCCTTACATATGTTGAAACTAACGGACATACAAAAATCGTAATACGGTTGTTTCTGCAAGTtgac
Proteins encoded in this window:
- the LOC129800964 gene encoding uncharacterized protein LOC129800964 translates to MSDGLHRKRPTRDNGQAVASTAGPGVGGHQSNGRGSGVTSGLTSLPRRQRHFRMATWNIFSLTGKHQELKSEAKRFQLDIIGVSSTKQRGSGTVDLEEGWQLFLSGVAPEMSAQAGVGILTSPRLSDRVCDVWTHSGRVMGIKIKLERSSLAVLQVYAPNASSEYPAFLDEVEEVLNKASSEADSVVLFGDFNAHVGVDSETWRGVIGKNGDKSENPNGKMLLDFCAIKGYSIMNTFFQHKEIHKYTWEDTKRGLKSIIDFVLVPGVDRRIVQDVRVFNSAELSTDHHLLFAKINLNEDPPALPKGKSKVLKCIRWESLKKKDVEEKFVKGIQERFEQIPQSPSDIEAEWACFQTAILASATEACGVKRINVTNNVKRSSWWGTPGVKEAVGEKKKAYKLYIQRKDSDSRDRYVEARKAAKLAVKAAREEAWKKFGEKLELDYRSANKTFWQTVRRLRGKKSNSIQGVTSKEGNLLTKEEEVLNRWKEYFSELLNPQQGADDDVPRSKGREESSPSESEVLYAISGDILITIQAKTPPIEILIKMAEDSKWKDKLPNIRDIFVYTYREDPHPDRTIEHLLKSIGYQDISIKVEECSEIFPNKKFFKDFMKSLPPCNEIPEEENKEFYQEQIDMALSMNFIEEDLCDAQKPLNGNERILVHIFARKV